One segment of Castanea sativa cultivar Marrone di Chiusa Pesio chromosome 3, ASM4071231v1 DNA contains the following:
- the LOC142629567 gene encoding uncharacterized protein LOC142629567, with translation MANHDLILGQSHNLALGQNQPLVLGHNHNMGLGQNHDLELGQAHDHHLGLGQTHDHELGLGHAHDHELDLGQSHDQEGDDGHSYGHENELGMDQKPDHDDHELDLAGQNHELALSENNELGVSESQELDENLELAVAQSQEMGIEPSHDMTVDQSLYVVSSSPVIQARAIVPNPNYELAVGQEFPDVKSCRRALRDTAIALHFEMQTIKSDKTRFTAKCATEGCPWRIHAAKLPGVPTFTIRTIHESHTCGGIAHLGHQQASVQWVANSVEQRLRENPNYKPKEILEEIHRVHGITLSYKQAWRGKERIMAAMRGSFEEGYRLLPQYCEQVKRTNPGSIASVYGNPTDNCFQRLFISFQASIYGFLNACRPLLGLDRTYLKSKYLGTLLFATGFDGDGGLFPLAFGVVDEENDDNWMWFLSELHNLLEINTENMPRLTILSDRQKGIVDGVEANFPTAFHGFCMRHLSESFRKEFNNTMLVNLLWEAAHALTVIEFEAKILEIEEISQDAAYWIRRIPPRLWATAYFEGTRFGHLTANIVESLNTWILEASGLPIIQMMECIRRQLMTWFNERREVSMQWTSILVPTAERRVADALERARTYQVLRANEAEFEVISHEGTNIVDIRNRCCLCRGWQLYGLPCAHAVAALLSCRQNVHRFTESCFTVATYRKTYSQTIHPIPDKSLWKELSEGDPNASKAAEVLINPPKSLRPPGRPRKKRVRAEDRGRVKRVVHCSRCNQTGHFRTTCAAPI, from the coding sequence ATGGCAAACCATGATTTAATACTTGGGCAAAGTCACAATTTGGCCCTTGGCCAGAATCAGCCATTGGTGCTAGGCCACAATCATAATATGGGGCTTGGGCAGAACCATGATTTGGAATTGGGACAAGCCCATGACCATCATTTAGGTTTGGGACAGACCCATGATCATGAACTAGGTTTAGGACATGCCCATGACCACGAATTGGACTTGGGGCAAAGCCATGACCAAGAAGGGGATGATGGCCACAGTTATGGACATGAGAATGAATTAGGTATGGATCAGAAACCTGATCATGATGACCACGAGTTGGATCTTGCTGGACAGAATCATGAGTTGGCTTTATCAGAGAACAATGAATTGGGTGTTTCAGAAAGCCAAGAACTTGATGAGAATCTGGAACTAGCTGTGGCCCAGAGCCAGGAAATGGGGATTGAACCTTCACATGATATGACTGTTGATCAGTCCCTCTATGTAGTCAGTTCCAGTCCTGTAATCCAGGCTCGTGCCATTGTACCTAATCCTAATTATGAGCTGGCTGTGGGGCAAGAGTTCCCTGATGTCAAGAGCTGTAGGAGAGCACTGAGGGATACAGCTATTGCCCTACACTTTGAAATGCAGACCATAAAATCTGACAAGACTCGTTTTACTGCCAAATGTGCTACTGAGGGATGCCCCTGGCGCATTCACGCAGCAAAGCTCCCAGGAGTTCCAACTTTTACGATCAGGACAATCCATGAATCTCATACTTGTGGAGGAATTGCTCATCTTGGTCATCAGCAAGCCTCAGTTCAGTGGGTTGCAAACTCTGTGGAGCAACGACTTCGGGAGAACCCTAATTACAAGCCAAAGGAGATACTGGAAGAAATTCACCGAGTTCATGGTATAACCTTATCATACAAGCAAGCCTGGCGAGGAAAGGAGCGTATCATGGCAGCTATGCGTGGATCGTTTGAAGAAGGGTACCGCTTGCTTCCGCAATATTGTGAACAGGTTAAAAGGACAAATCCAGGGAGTATTGCATCTGTTTATGGAAACCCAACTGATAACTGCTTCCAGCGTCTCTTCATATCATTTCAGGCATCCATATATGGTTTTCTTAATGCTTGTCGGCCACTCCTTGGGCTTGATAGGACATATTTGAAAAGCAAGTATTTGGGTACTTTGCTATTTGCTACTGGTTTTGATGGTGATGGTGGTCTGTTTCCCCTGGCATTTGGTGTTGTTGATGAGGAGAATGATGATAATTGGATGTGGTTTCTTTCGGAACTTCACAACCTGCTTGAAATTAATACAGAAAACATGCCAAGGCTTACCATTTTGTCAGATAGGCAGAAGGGTATTGTGGATGGCGTGGAAGCAAATTTTCCAACTGCATTTCATGGATTTTGCATGCGCCACTTGAGTGAAAGCTTTCGTAAGGAGTTTAATAACACAATGCTTGTTAACCTTCTATGGGAAGCGGCTCATGCTCTCACTGTGATTGAATTTGAAGCGAAAATTTTAGAGATTGAAGAGATTTCACAAGATGCTGCTTATTGGATCCGAAGAATCCCCCCTCGACTGTGGGCTACAGCCTATTTTGAGGGAACGCGCTTTGGGCATTTAACAGCTAACATTGTTGAATCATTAAATACTTGGATTTTGGAGGCCTCTGGGCTTCCAATAATTCAGATGATGGAATGCATTAGAAGGCAGCTGATGACTTGGTTCAACGAACGCCGAGAGGTCAGCATGCAGTGGACATCAATACTTGTGCCTACTGCTGAGAGGCGTGTAGCGGATGCTCTTGAGCGTGCACGTACATATCAGGTGCTTCGTGCTAATGAAGCTGAATTTGAAGTCATATCTCATGAAGGAACAAATATCGTGGACATTCGGAATCGTTGCTGCCTATGTCGGGGCTGGCAGCTTTATGGTTTGCCCTGTGCTCATGCTGTGGCAGCGCTTCTCTCTTGCAGGCAGAATGTCCATCGATTTACTGAGAGCTGTTTTACTGTTGCAACCTATCGGAAGACATACTCGCAAACCATACATCCAATCCCAGATAAATCTCTATGGAAAGAGTTATCTGAGGGAGATCCAAATGCCAGTAAAGCTGCTGAAGTTCTTATAAACCCGCCCAAATCACTTCGGCCTCCTGGACGGCCAAGAAAGAAGCGAGTTCGAGCAGAGGACCGTGGTCGTGTGAAGCGAGTTGTGCATTGTAGTCGATGTAACCAGACAGGTCATTTTAGAACAACGTGTGCAGCACCCATATAA